In a single window of the Jaculus jaculus isolate mJacJac1 chromosome 9, mJacJac1.mat.Y.cur, whole genome shotgun sequence genome:
- the Cd300lg gene encoding CMRF35-like molecule 9 isoform X2, with product MRSLVLLWGCLALPGYEAMKGPKEISGFEGDTVSLKCTYETKLRKHRKYWCRQVGLVVSRCSGTIYTRDEQEVGQGRTSIHDRRQELSVTVTMRSLTLQDAGIYWCGIDRLGFDDGFQVKLTVFPASPDLRPTVATAEQEKSGVKVPAFIGATSAPSAGTSRFPGASRNAGSPPHTATSPHAGSSRPAIWLPTTPKDPGLDPGRSSSQPRASIPAVRMLAPALVVLGLLLAAGLIAFGSHILRRWKNACPMTETPQNEKVYLPTSPLGNGWATDAMINLAAPPEPLSSPTLSADPCAEVQYLNQTTEEALCQHAEDLVASPLQIPEEELRFSEFISV from the exons ATGCGTTCTCTGGTCCTGCTCTGGGGCTGCCTGGCGCTCCCAG GTTATGAAGCCATGAAAGGACCCAAAGAGATCAGCGGATTTGAAGGGGACACCGTGTCCCTGAAATGCACGTACGAGACCAAGCTGCGGAAGCACAGGAAATACTGGTGCAGACAGGTCGGGCTCGTGGTGTCTCGCTGTTCTGGAACCATCTACACGAGAGACGAGCAGGAGGTGGGGCAGGGCAGGACGTCCATCCATGATCGTCGCCAAGAGCTCTCCGTCACTGTCACCATGAGGAGCCTCACGCTGCAGGACGCTGGGATATACTGGTGTGGGATCGACAGGCTGGGCTTCGACGACGGGTTCCAGGTCAAGCTGACTGTCTTTCCAG CTTCTCCTGATCTCCGCCCGACAGTCGCCACGGCCGAGCAGGAGAAGTCGGGGGTCAAGGTCCCTGCGTTCATAGGGGCGACCTCAGCCCCATCCGCAGGAACCTCCCGTTTCCCAGGAGCCTCTCGGAACGCAGGGAGCCCTCCTCACACAGCGACCTCTCCCCATGCAGGGAGCTCCCGCCCAGCCATCTGGCTACCCACCACACCAAAGGACCCCGGCCTTGACCCCGGCAGAAGCAGCTCCCAGCCCAG GGCGTCTATCCCAGCGGTCCGAATGCTGGCCCCGGCCCTGGTGGTCTTGGGCCTTCTGCTAGCTGCAGGTCTCATTGCCTTCGGCAGCCACATCCTCCGACGGTGGAAGAACG CTTGTCCGATGACAGAGACCCCGCAGAACGAGAAGGTCTACCTCCCGACTTCG CCCCTCGGGAATGGCTGGGCCACTGATGCCATGATCAACCTTGCTGCACCCCCCGAGCCGCTCTCCAGCCCCACGCTCTCTGCTGACCCCTGCGCTGAGGTCCAGTACCTAAACCAG
- the Cd300lg gene encoding CMRF35-like molecule 9 isoform X1 — protein sequence MRSLVLLWGCLALPGYEAMKGPKEISGFEGDTVSLKCTYETKLRKHRKYWCRQVGLVVSRCSGTIYTRDEQEVGQGRTSIHDRRQELSVTVTMRSLTLQDAGIYWCGIDRLGFDDGFQVKLTVFPGKGDSASQAGVCCPPSPSPSFQPLTATRSLQPKAHAWQTQPPELTSPDLRPTVATAEQEKSGVKVPAFIGATSAPSAGTSRFPGASRNAGSPPHTATSPHAGSSRPAIWLPTTPKDPGLDPGRSSSQPRASIPAVRMLAPALVVLGLLLAAGLIAFGSHILRRWKNACPMTETPQNEKVYLPTSPLGNGWATDAMINLAAPPEPLSSPTLSADPCAEVQYLNQTTEEALCQHAEDLVASPLQIPEEELRFSEFISV from the exons ATGCGTTCTCTGGTCCTGCTCTGGGGCTGCCTGGCGCTCCCAG GTTATGAAGCCATGAAAGGACCCAAAGAGATCAGCGGATTTGAAGGGGACACCGTGTCCCTGAAATGCACGTACGAGACCAAGCTGCGGAAGCACAGGAAATACTGGTGCAGACAGGTCGGGCTCGTGGTGTCTCGCTGTTCTGGAACCATCTACACGAGAGACGAGCAGGAGGTGGGGCAGGGCAGGACGTCCATCCATGATCGTCGCCAAGAGCTCTCCGTCACTGTCACCATGAGGAGCCTCACGCTGCAGGACGCTGGGATATACTGGTGTGGGATCGACAGGCTGGGCTTCGACGACGGGTTCCAGGTCAAGCTGACTGTCTTTCCAG GAAAAGGGGACAGTGCCAGTCAGGCTGGTGTCtgctgtcctccctcccccagcccctctttCCAGCCTCTCACTGCTACAAGGAGCCTGCAGCCTAAGGCCCATGCCTGGCAAACTCAGCCCCCAGAATTGA CTTCTCCTGATCTCCGCCCGACAGTCGCCACGGCCGAGCAGGAGAAGTCGGGGGTCAAGGTCCCTGCGTTCATAGGGGCGACCTCAGCCCCATCCGCAGGAACCTCCCGTTTCCCAGGAGCCTCTCGGAACGCAGGGAGCCCTCCTCACACAGCGACCTCTCCCCATGCAGGGAGCTCCCGCCCAGCCATCTGGCTACCCACCACACCAAAGGACCCCGGCCTTGACCCCGGCAGAAGCAGCTCCCAGCCCAG GGCGTCTATCCCAGCGGTCCGAATGCTGGCCCCGGCCCTGGTGGTCTTGGGCCTTCTGCTAGCTGCAGGTCTCATTGCCTTCGGCAGCCACATCCTCCGACGGTGGAAGAACG CTTGTCCGATGACAGAGACCCCGCAGAACGAGAAGGTCTACCTCCCGACTTCG CCCCTCGGGAATGGCTGGGCCACTGATGCCATGATCAACCTTGCTGCACCCCCCGAGCCGCTCTCCAGCCCCACGCTCTCTGCTGACCCCTGCGCTGAGGTCCAGTACCTAAACCAG